Proteins from a single region of Halichoerus grypus chromosome 13, mHalGry1.hap1.1, whole genome shotgun sequence:
- the CASTOR1 gene encoding cytosolic arginine sensor for mTORC1 subunit 1 isoform X3: protein MELHILEHRVRVLSLARPGLWLYTHPLIKLLFLPRRSRCAPGFGGTELPPSEFLQVAEATWLVLNVSSHSGAAVQAAGVTKIARSVIAPLAEHHVSVLMLSTYQTDFILVREQDLSVVIHTLSQEFDIYREVGGEPVPVARDDSSNGFPRSQHGPSPTVHPIQSPQNRFCVLTLDPETLPAIATTLIDVLFYSYSAPKEAASGGTGPSSITFFAFSLIEGYISIVMDAETQKKFPSDLLLTSSSGELWRMVRIGGQPLGFDECGIVAQIAGPLAAADISAYYISTFNFDHALVPEDGIGSVIEVLQRRQDGQGS from the exons ATGGAGCTGCACATCCTAGAGCACCGGGTGCGGGTGCTGAGCCTCGCCCGCCCAGGTCTCTGGCTCTACACCCACCCGCTCATCAAGCTACTCTTCCTGCCCCGCCGCAGCCGGTGCGCGCCCGGGTTCGGGGGCACAG AGCTACCCCCATCTGAGTTCCTTCAAGTGGCTGAGGCCACATGGCTGGTGCTGAACGTGTCATCCCACAGCGGTGCAGCTGTGCAGGCTGCTGGGGTCACCAAAATTGCCCGCTCAGTCATTGCGCCATTGGCGGAGCACCATGTGTCTGTGCTGATGCTGTCCACGTACCAGACGGACTTCATCCTG GTGCGGGAACAGGACCTGTCCGTGGTGATCCACACGCTCTCGCAGGAGTTTGACATTTACCGAGAAGTGGGCGGGGAGCCTGTGCCTGTTGCCAGGGATGATTCCAGCAATGGTTTTCCCCGTTCTCAGCATG GGCCCAGCCCCACCGTGCATCCCATCCAGAGCCCACAGAACCGCTTCTGTGTCCTCACACTGGACCCTGAGACGTTGCCAGCCATCGCTACCACGCTCATCGATGTCCTCTTCTACTCATACAG CGCCCCCAAGGAAGCAGCCTCTGGTGGTACTGGACCCAGCTCCATTACATTCTTTGCCTTCTCCCTCATCGAGGGCTACATCTCCATCGTCATGGACGCTGAGACGCAGAAAAA GTTCCCCAGTGACCTCCTGCTGACCAGCTCCTCAGGAGAGCTGTGGAGAATGGTGCGCATCGGTGGACAGCCCCTGGGCTTTG ATGAGTGTGGGATCGTGGCCCAGATCGCAGGCCCCCTGGCTGCGGCCGACATCTCTGCCTACTACATCAGCACCTTCAACTTTGACCATGCCCTG GTGCCTGAGGATGGTATCGGGAGTGTCATTGAGGTCCTCCAGCGACGGCAGGATGGCCAGGGCTCCTGA
- the CASTOR1 gene encoding cytosolic arginine sensor for mTORC1 subunit 1 isoform X2 — protein MELHILEHRVRVLSLARPGLWLYTHPLIKLLFLPRRSRCKFFSLTETPEDYTLMVDEEGFKELPPSEFLQVAEATWLVLNVSSHSGAAVQAAGVTKIARSVIAPLAEHHVSVLMLSTYQTDFILVREQDLSVVIHTLSQEFDIYREVGGEPVPVARDDSSNGFPRSQHGPSPTVHPIQSPQNRFCVLTLDPETLPAIATTLIDVLFYSYSAPKEAASGGTGPSSITFFAFSLIEGYISIVMDAETQKKFPSDLLLTSSSGELWRMVRIGGQPLGFDECGIVAQIAGPLAAADISAYYISTFNFDHALVPEDGIGSVIEVLQRRQDGQGS, from the exons ATGGAGCTGCACATCCTAGAGCACCGGGTGCGGGTGCTGAGCCTCGCCCGCCCAGGTCTCTGGCTCTACACCCACCCGCTCATCAAGCTACTCTTCCTGCCCCGCCGCAGCCG gtGCAAGTTCTTCAGCCTGACGGAGACCCCAGAGGATTACACGCTCATGGTGGACGAGGAGGGCTTCAaag AGCTACCCCCATCTGAGTTCCTTCAAGTGGCTGAGGCCACATGGCTGGTGCTGAACGTGTCATCCCACAGCGGTGCAGCTGTGCAGGCTGCTGGGGTCACCAAAATTGCCCGCTCAGTCATTGCGCCATTGGCGGAGCACCATGTGTCTGTGCTGATGCTGTCCACGTACCAGACGGACTTCATCCTG GTGCGGGAACAGGACCTGTCCGTGGTGATCCACACGCTCTCGCAGGAGTTTGACATTTACCGAGAAGTGGGCGGGGAGCCTGTGCCTGTTGCCAGGGATGATTCCAGCAATGGTTTTCCCCGTTCTCAGCATG GGCCCAGCCCCACCGTGCATCCCATCCAGAGCCCACAGAACCGCTTCTGTGTCCTCACACTGGACCCTGAGACGTTGCCAGCCATCGCTACCACGCTCATCGATGTCCTCTTCTACTCATACAG CGCCCCCAAGGAAGCAGCCTCTGGTGGTACTGGACCCAGCTCCATTACATTCTTTGCCTTCTCCCTCATCGAGGGCTACATCTCCATCGTCATGGACGCTGAGACGCAGAAAAA GTTCCCCAGTGACCTCCTGCTGACCAGCTCCTCAGGAGAGCTGTGGAGAATGGTGCGCATCGGTGGACAGCCCCTGGGCTTTG ATGAGTGTGGGATCGTGGCCCAGATCGCAGGCCCCCTGGCTGCGGCCGACATCTCTGCCTACTACATCAGCACCTTCAACTTTGACCATGCCCTG GTGCCTGAGGATGGTATCGGGAGTGTCATTGAGGTCCTCCAGCGACGGCAGGATGGCCAGGGCTCCTGA
- the CASTOR1 gene encoding cytosolic arginine sensor for mTORC1 subunit 1 isoform X1 — MLNSKWCQMGAIPSTGDCGELLPDASHRVRGAGLGGPKSDALRAVVAGEPLLLPGMEGRELLQQRSGGEKQFVIPVMRPTPHWPELPPSEFLQVAEATWLVLNVSSHSGAAVQAAGVTKIARSVIAPLAEHHVSVLMLSTYQTDFILVREQDLSVVIHTLSQEFDIYREVGGEPVPVARDDSSNGFPRSQHGPSPTVHPIQSPQNRFCVLTLDPETLPAIATTLIDVLFYSYSAPKEAASGGTGPSSITFFAFSLIEGYISIVMDAETQKKFPSDLLLTSSSGELWRMVRIGGQPLGFDECGIVAQIAGPLAAADISAYYISTFNFDHALVPEDGIGSVIEVLQRRQDGQGS; from the exons ATGCTTAACTCCAAGTGGTGTCAAATGGGGGCAATTCCTTCAACTGGCGACTGCGGGGAGCTTCTTCCAGACGCCTCCCATCGGGTCAGAGGGGCTGGTCTAGGGGGCCCAAAGTCCGACGCCCTCAGGGCTGTAGTCGCGGGTGAGCCTCTCCTCCTTCCCGGAATGGAGGGTCGGGAGCTCCTACAACAGAGGTCGGGAGGCGAAAAACAGTTCGTCATTCCGGTGATGAGGCCCACACCCCACTGGCCcg AGCTACCCCCATCTGAGTTCCTTCAAGTGGCTGAGGCCACATGGCTGGTGCTGAACGTGTCATCCCACAGCGGTGCAGCTGTGCAGGCTGCTGGGGTCACCAAAATTGCCCGCTCAGTCATTGCGCCATTGGCGGAGCACCATGTGTCTGTGCTGATGCTGTCCACGTACCAGACGGACTTCATCCTG GTGCGGGAACAGGACCTGTCCGTGGTGATCCACACGCTCTCGCAGGAGTTTGACATTTACCGAGAAGTGGGCGGGGAGCCTGTGCCTGTTGCCAGGGATGATTCCAGCAATGGTTTTCCCCGTTCTCAGCATG GGCCCAGCCCCACCGTGCATCCCATCCAGAGCCCACAGAACCGCTTCTGTGTCCTCACACTGGACCCTGAGACGTTGCCAGCCATCGCTACCACGCTCATCGATGTCCTCTTCTACTCATACAG CGCCCCCAAGGAAGCAGCCTCTGGTGGTACTGGACCCAGCTCCATTACATTCTTTGCCTTCTCCCTCATCGAGGGCTACATCTCCATCGTCATGGACGCTGAGACGCAGAAAAA GTTCCCCAGTGACCTCCTGCTGACCAGCTCCTCAGGAGAGCTGTGGAGAATGGTGCGCATCGGTGGACAGCCCCTGGGCTTTG ATGAGTGTGGGATCGTGGCCCAGATCGCAGGCCCCCTGGCTGCGGCCGACATCTCTGCCTACTACATCAGCACCTTCAACTTTGACCATGCCCTG GTGCCTGAGGATGGTATCGGGAGTGTCATTGAGGTCCTCCAGCGACGGCAGGATGGCCAGGGCTCCTGA
- the CASTOR1 gene encoding cytosolic arginine sensor for mTORC1 subunit 1 isoform X4: MVDEEGFKELPPSEFLQVAEATWLVLNVSSHSGAAVQAAGVTKIARSVIAPLAEHHVSVLMLSTYQTDFILVREQDLSVVIHTLSQEFDIYREVGGEPVPVARDDSSNGFPRSQHGPSPTVHPIQSPQNRFCVLTLDPETLPAIATTLIDVLFYSYSAPKEAASGGTGPSSITFFAFSLIEGYISIVMDAETQKKFPSDLLLTSSSGELWRMVRIGGQPLGFDECGIVAQIAGPLAAADISAYYISTFNFDHALVPEDGIGSVIEVLQRRQDGQGS, translated from the exons ATGGTGGACGAGGAGGGCTTCAaag AGCTACCCCCATCTGAGTTCCTTCAAGTGGCTGAGGCCACATGGCTGGTGCTGAACGTGTCATCCCACAGCGGTGCAGCTGTGCAGGCTGCTGGGGTCACCAAAATTGCCCGCTCAGTCATTGCGCCATTGGCGGAGCACCATGTGTCTGTGCTGATGCTGTCCACGTACCAGACGGACTTCATCCTG GTGCGGGAACAGGACCTGTCCGTGGTGATCCACACGCTCTCGCAGGAGTTTGACATTTACCGAGAAGTGGGCGGGGAGCCTGTGCCTGTTGCCAGGGATGATTCCAGCAATGGTTTTCCCCGTTCTCAGCATG GGCCCAGCCCCACCGTGCATCCCATCCAGAGCCCACAGAACCGCTTCTGTGTCCTCACACTGGACCCTGAGACGTTGCCAGCCATCGCTACCACGCTCATCGATGTCCTCTTCTACTCATACAG CGCCCCCAAGGAAGCAGCCTCTGGTGGTACTGGACCCAGCTCCATTACATTCTTTGCCTTCTCCCTCATCGAGGGCTACATCTCCATCGTCATGGACGCTGAGACGCAGAAAAA GTTCCCCAGTGACCTCCTGCTGACCAGCTCCTCAGGAGAGCTGTGGAGAATGGTGCGCATCGGTGGACAGCCCCTGGGCTTTG ATGAGTGTGGGATCGTGGCCCAGATCGCAGGCCCCCTGGCTGCGGCCGACATCTCTGCCTACTACATCAGCACCTTCAACTTTGACCATGCCCTG GTGCCTGAGGATGGTATCGGGAGTGTCATTGAGGTCCTCCAGCGACGGCAGGATGGCCAGGGCTCCTGA
- the OSM gene encoding oncostatin-M: MRAQLMRRTLPSLVLGLLFLSTPAMGSCLDKYQELLGQLQKQADIMQRTSLLLDPYIQSQGLDKDGLKEHCRERSGAFPSRDALQGLGRWEFLRTLDTTLGRVLHRLTALRRDIPRAQDLETLNRAKQNIRGFKNNIHCMAQLLPGSSETTEPTPTGPGTSPSPTPTSDTFQRRLEGCRFLHGYHRFMHSVGQVFREWGESPSRSRRHSPHQGLRKGTSRMQLSRKNKRLLPRGQLPR; this comes from the exons ATGCGGGCACAGCTTATGCGGAGAACGCTGCCCA gTCTGGTCCTCGGACTCCTGTTCCTGAGCACGCCGGCCATGGGCAGCTGTTTGGACAAGTACCAAGAGCTGCTTGGGCAGCTCCAGAAGCAGGCGGACATCATGCAGCGCACCAGCCTGCTCCTGGACCCCTAT aTCCAAAGCCAAGGTCTGGACAAGGATGGACTGAAGGAGCACTGTCGGGAGCGCTCCGGGGCCTTCCCCAGCAGGGATGCCCTGCAGGGGCTCGGCAGGTGGGAATTCCTGCGGACCCTCGACACCACGCTGGGCCGCGTTCTGCACAGACTGACTGCCTTGCGGCGGGACATCCCCAGAGCCCAGGACTTGGAGACGCTCAATAGGGCGAAGCAGAACATTCGCGGGTTCAAGAACAACATCCACTGCATGGCCCAGCTGCTTCCAGGCTCCTCGGAGACAACGGAGCCCACTCCAACAGGCCCGGGGACGTCTCCGtcgcccacccccacctcagacACCTTTCAGCGCCGGCTAGAGGGCTGCAGGTTCCTGCATGGCTATCACCGCTTCATGCACTCCGTGGGGCAGGTCTTCCGAGAGTGGGGGGAGAGCCCAAGTCGGAGCCGGAGACACAGCCCCCACCAGGGCCTGCGGAAGGGGACCAGCAGGATGCAACTCTCCAGGAAGAACAAGAGACTCCTGCCCAGGGGGCAGCTGCCCCGGTAG